One Hydrogenophaga crassostreae genomic region harbors:
- the coaBC gene encoding bifunctional phosphopantothenoylcysteine decarboxylase/phosphopantothenate--cysteine ligase CoaBC yields the protein MNDLNGKHVVLGLSGGIACYKAAELCRALVKAGATVQVVMTEAAEQFITPVTMQALSGRAVFTSQWDARSSGGADNNMPHINLSREADAILIAPASADFMAKLIHGRADDLLSLMCLARPLDKVPLILAPAMNREMWAHPATQRNVEQLRTDGATVLDVGAGDQACGETGDGRMLEPEELLYDMVRFFSPKVLEGQHVLISAGPTYEAIDPVRGLTNLSSGKMGFAIARAAHEAGAHVTLVAGPVSLPTPRGVGRINVRSALNMQKTLNVLSQNATVFISAAAVADWRPMQAAEQKIKKDGSGQVPTLSFVENPDILAGIATGVRALNNHLFCVGFAAESEDLLAHAQAKRKRKGVPLLVGNIGPDTFGQDDNALLLVDEQGEMDLPRAPKLTLARQLVAEIARRMPAPKPITPPNS from the coding sequence ATGAACGATCTCAATGGAAAACATGTTGTTCTGGGACTTTCCGGCGGCATAGCTTGCTACAAGGCGGCCGAGCTCTGTCGCGCGTTGGTCAAGGCCGGCGCGACAGTGCAGGTGGTGATGACCGAGGCCGCCGAGCAGTTCATCACGCCGGTCACCATGCAGGCGCTCTCAGGTCGAGCGGTGTTCACGTCGCAATGGGATGCCCGGTCTTCAGGAGGGGCAGACAACAACATGCCCCATATCAACCTCAGCCGTGAAGCTGACGCCATATTGATTGCGCCCGCCAGTGCCGATTTCATGGCGAAATTGATTCATGGCCGTGCAGACGACTTGCTCAGCCTGATGTGCCTGGCTCGCCCGCTGGACAAAGTGCCGTTGATCCTCGCTCCAGCGATGAACCGGGAGATGTGGGCCCACCCGGCGACGCAGCGCAACGTTGAACAGTTGCGCACAGACGGCGCCACGGTGCTCGACGTCGGTGCTGGCGATCAGGCTTGCGGTGAAACCGGAGACGGCCGCATGCTGGAGCCTGAAGAGCTGCTCTATGACATGGTGCGATTCTTTTCACCCAAGGTGCTTGAGGGGCAGCATGTCTTGATCAGTGCCGGCCCTACGTACGAGGCGATCGATCCGGTACGGGGACTGACCAACTTGTCGAGTGGCAAGATGGGTTTTGCCATCGCGCGCGCGGCGCATGAGGCCGGTGCGCATGTGACGTTGGTGGCTGGGCCGGTGAGTTTGCCGACACCCCGAGGCGTTGGGCGCATCAATGTGCGCTCTGCGCTGAACATGCAAAAGACGCTGAATGTCTTGAGTCAGAATGCCACCGTTTTCATCTCTGCGGCCGCTGTGGCCGACTGGCGCCCCATGCAGGCCGCCGAACAGAAGATCAAGAAAGATGGGTCAGGGCAGGTGCCTACGCTGTCGTTTGTTGAGAACCCGGACATCCTGGCAGGGATCGCCACAGGAGTGAGGGCGCTCAACAACCACCTGTTTTGCGTCGGTTTCGCGGCTGAAAGCGAGGACTTGCTGGCCCACGCCCAGGCCAAGCGCAAGCGCAAGGGGGTTCCACTTCTGGTTGGAAACATCGGGCCTGACACGTTTGGGCAGGACGACAACGCCTTGCTGCTGGTGGATGAGCAGGGTGAAATGGATTTGCCGCGTGCGCCCAAGTTGACGTTGGCCCGTCAACTGGTGGCGGAGATCGCTCGCCGCATGCCTGCGCCGAAGCCGATCACACCACCCAACAGCTAG
- a CDS encoding CTP synthase, which yields MTKFVFVTGGVVSSLGKGIAAASLAALLESRGLKVTLIKLDPYINVDPGTMSPFQHGEVFVTDDGAETDLDLGHYERFIETRMKKSNNFTTGKIYQSVLDKERRGDYLGKTVQVIPHVTNEIQDYIKRGAGVGTPEAVDVAIVEIGGTVGDIESLPFLEAVRQLSLRLGPNNSAFLHLSYLPWLAAAGELKTKPTQHTAKELRAIGIQADALLCRADRPVPDEERAKISLFSNVPEWGVISMWDVDTIYKVPRMLHEQGLDGLICDKLRLNTPPANLKRWDDLVHEVEHPQHTVSVAMVGKYVDLSDSYKSLNEALRHAGMKNHAKVQIEYIDSETIDAANVAKKLGRFDAILVPGGFGARGVEGKICAAQYARENKVAYLGICLGMQVATIEYARHVAGLKDANSTEFDPKTPHPVIALIDEWQDADGSIQKRDANSNLGGTMRLGAQSSDVSDGTIAHQIYGAVVTERHRHRYEANEHYLDRLREAGLVISALTQREHLTEMVELPQAVHPWYVGVQFHPEFKSTPWDGHPLFNAYIRAALDLKGTQTLKAVA from the coding sequence ATGACCAAATTTGTGTTCGTCACCGGCGGTGTGGTGTCCTCTCTAGGCAAGGGCATTGCTGCTGCATCCTTGGCCGCGCTCCTTGAGTCGCGCGGCCTCAAAGTCACCCTCATCAAGCTCGACCCGTATATCAACGTGGATCCGGGCACCATGTCGCCCTTCCAGCACGGCGAGGTGTTCGTCACCGACGACGGCGCCGAAACCGACCTCGACCTGGGCCACTATGAGCGTTTCATCGAAACGCGCATGAAGAAGTCCAACAACTTCACCACTGGCAAGATCTACCAGTCGGTACTGGACAAGGAACGCCGCGGCGACTACCTGGGCAAGACCGTTCAGGTCATCCCTCACGTCACCAATGAGATCCAGGACTACATCAAGCGTGGCGCGGGCGTTGGCACGCCCGAGGCAGTGGATGTGGCGATCGTGGAAATTGGCGGCACGGTGGGCGACATCGAGTCGCTGCCCTTCCTGGAAGCCGTGCGCCAGCTCAGCTTGCGCCTGGGCCCCAACAATTCGGCTTTCCTGCATCTCTCCTACCTGCCCTGGCTGGCCGCTGCTGGTGAGCTCAAGACCAAGCCCACGCAACACACCGCCAAAGAACTGCGCGCCATCGGTATTCAGGCCGATGCCCTGCTGTGCCGCGCCGACCGCCCGGTGCCCGATGAAGAGCGCGCCAAAATTTCGCTGTTCTCCAACGTGCCCGAGTGGGGCGTGATCTCCATGTGGGATGTGGACACGATCTACAAAGTGCCGCGCATGCTGCACGAACAGGGCCTTGACGGCCTGATTTGCGACAAGCTGCGCCTGAACACGCCGCCGGCCAACCTCAAGCGCTGGGACGATCTGGTGCACGAAGTGGAGCACCCACAGCACACCGTCTCGGTGGCCATGGTCGGCAAATACGTCGACCTCTCCGACAGCTACAAGTCGCTCAATGAAGCGCTGCGCCATGCGGGCATGAAGAACCACGCCAAGGTGCAGATCGAATACATCGACTCTGAAACCATTGACGCCGCCAACGTGGCCAAGAAACTCGGCCGCTTCGATGCCATCCTGGTGCCCGGTGGCTTTGGCGCCCGCGGTGTTGAGGGCAAGATTTGCGCGGCCCAGTACGCCCGTGAAAACAAAGTGGCCTACCTGGGCATCTGCCTGGGCATGCAGGTGGCGACGATTGAATACGCGCGCCATGTAGCGGGCCTCAAGGATGCCAACAGCACCGAGTTCGACCCCAAAACGCCCCACCCGGTGATTGCGCTGATCGACGAATGGCAAGACGCCGACGGCTCGATCCAGAAGCGCGATGCCAATTCGAATCTGGGCGGCACCATGCGCCTGGGGGCTCAAAGCTCCGATGTATCCGACGGCACCATCGCCCATCAAATCTATGGCGCTGTGGTCACGGAGCGCCACCGTCACCGCTACGAAGCCAACGAACACTATCTGGACCGTTTGCGCGAGGCCGGCCTGGTGATTTCGGCGCTGACGCAGCGCGAACACCTGACCGAAATGGTGGAGCTGCCACAGGCCGTTCACCCTTGGTATGTGGGTGTTCAGTTCCACCCGGAATTCAAATCGACACCCTGGGATGGCCACCCGCTGTTCAACGCCTACATCCGTGCTGCGCTGGACCTCAAAGGCACACAAACCCTCAAGGCTGTGGCCTGA
- the kdsA gene encoding 3-deoxy-8-phosphooctulonate synthase, producing MQLCGFPIGLDRPFFLIAGPCVIESEQLQMDVAGQLKEITSSLGIPFIFKSSFDKANRSSGTTFRGPGREKGLEILAKVKRELGVPVLTDVHTEEDIIAAAAVVDVLQTPAFLCRQTDFIRAVAQSGKPVNIKKGQFLAPHDMKNVIDKARAAAKEAGLEEDNFMACERGASFGYNNLVSDMRSLAIMRESNAPVVFDATHSVQLPGGQGTSSGGQREMVPVLSRAAVAVGVAGLFMETHPDPSKALSDGPNAVPLKHMKALLETLVALDVVTKKNPFMENNFS from the coding sequence ATGCAGCTTTGCGGATTCCCCATCGGTCTGGACCGGCCTTTCTTTTTGATCGCAGGCCCATGCGTGATCGAATCCGAGCAGCTGCAAATGGATGTCGCGGGCCAGCTGAAAGAAATCACCAGCAGCCTCGGCATTCCCTTCATCTTTAAAAGCAGCTTCGACAAAGCCAACCGCAGCAGCGGCACCACCTTTCGCGGCCCCGGCCGGGAAAAGGGCCTGGAGATCCTGGCCAAGGTGAAGCGCGAGCTGGGCGTGCCGGTGTTGACCGACGTGCACACAGAAGAAGACATCATTGCGGCCGCCGCTGTGGTCGATGTGTTGCAGACCCCCGCCTTCCTCTGTCGCCAGACCGATTTCATCCGCGCGGTCGCCCAATCGGGCAAACCGGTGAACATCAAGAAGGGCCAGTTCCTCGCGCCTCACGACATGAAAAACGTGATTGACAAAGCGCGTGCGGCCGCCAAGGAAGCGGGCCTGGAAGAAGACAATTTCATGGCCTGCGAGCGCGGCGCCAGTTTTGGCTACAACAACCTGGTGAGCGACATGCGTTCGCTGGCGATCATGCGCGAATCGAACGCGCCGGTGGTGTTCGACGCCACCCACAGCGTGCAACTGCCCGGCGGTCAAGGCACGAGCAGCGGTGGCCAGCGTGAGATGGTGCCGGTGCTGTCCCGCGCTGCGGTGGCCGTGGGCGTGGCCGGCTTGTTCATGGAAACCCACCCCGATCCATCCAAGGCGCTGAGCGATGGCCCCAACGCGGTCCCACTCAAACACATGAAAGCGTTGCTGGAAACGCTGGTCGCGCTGGATGTTGTCACCAAAAAGAACCCCTTCATGGAGAACAACTTCTCATGA
- a CDS encoding DUF1330 domain-containing protein yields MSAYIIANVSVTNPEQYEAYKKWSSAAMQAHGAEVCVRGGAAEVLEGDWSPERIVVLKFPSMHAAKAFNASPEYSKARDARQGAAIMRMIVVEGV; encoded by the coding sequence ATGAGTGCCTACATCATTGCGAATGTCTCTGTCACCAACCCCGAGCAGTACGAAGCGTACAAAAAGTGGTCCTCAGCGGCCATGCAGGCACATGGAGCCGAGGTTTGTGTTCGCGGGGGTGCCGCAGAGGTGCTGGAAGGCGACTGGTCGCCCGAGCGCATCGTGGTGCTGAAGTTTCCCTCTATGCATGCCGCCAAAGCATTCAACGCTTCACCCGAATACAGCAAGGCGCGCGACGCACGCCAGGGTGCGGCCATCATGCGCATGATCGTGGTCGAAGGCGTTTAA
- the eno gene encoding phosphopyruvate hydratase: protein MSAIVDIVGREILDSRGNPTVECDVLLESGVMGRAAVPSGASTGSREAIELRDGDKSRYLGKGVLKAVEHINTEIGEAVLGLDASEQAFLDKTLIDLDGTDNKGRLGANAMLAVSMAVARAAAEEAGLPLYRYFGGMRAVQMPVPMMNVINGGEHANNNLDLQELMIIPVGAPSFREALRYGAEVFHALKKILHDRGISTAVGDEGGFAPNVANHEAAIQMILEAIDKAGFVAGEQIALGLDCAASEFFKNGKYELAGEGLSLNAQEWTDMMANWCDKYPIISIEDGMAEGDWDGWKLLTDRLGKKVQIVGDDLFVTNTRILKEGIDKGIANSILIKINQIGTLTETFAAIEMAKRAGYTAVISHRSGETEDSTISDIAVGTNAGQIKTGSLSRSDRMAKYNQLLRIEEDLGDVAEYPGRAAFYNLK, encoded by the coding sequence ATGAGTGCCATTGTTGACATCGTCGGACGTGAAATTCTGGACAGCCGCGGCAACCCCACCGTCGAATGCGACGTGTTGCTGGAATCGGGCGTGATGGGCCGTGCGGCCGTGCCATCGGGCGCGTCCACCGGTTCACGTGAAGCCATCGAACTGCGTGACGGCGACAAGAGTCGCTACCTCGGCAAAGGCGTGCTCAAGGCCGTTGAACACATCAACACAGAAATTGGCGAGGCCGTATTGGGCCTGGACGCCTCCGAACAAGCCTTCCTCGACAAGACCCTGATCGACCTCGACGGCACCGACAACAAAGGCCGCCTGGGCGCCAACGCGATGTTGGCCGTGTCCATGGCCGTGGCCCGCGCCGCTGCTGAAGAAGCCGGCTTGCCGCTGTACCGCTACTTCGGCGGCATGCGCGCGGTGCAAATGCCTGTGCCCATGATGAACGTCATCAACGGCGGAGAGCACGCCAACAACAACCTCGACTTGCAAGAGTTGATGATCATCCCCGTGGGCGCGCCCTCCTTCCGCGAAGCCCTGCGCTACGGCGCCGAGGTGTTCCACGCGCTGAAGAAAATCCTGCATGACCGTGGCATCAGCACTGCGGTGGGCGACGAAGGCGGCTTTGCCCCCAATGTGGCCAACCACGAAGCCGCGATCCAGATGATTCTGGAAGCCATCGACAAGGCAGGCTTTGTGGCCGGCGAGCAAATCGCTCTGGGCCTGGACTGCGCTGCCTCCGAGTTCTTTAAGAACGGCAAGTACGAACTCGCCGGAGAAGGCCTGAGCCTCAACGCCCAGGAATGGACCGACATGATGGCCAACTGGTGCGACAAGTACCCCATCATCAGCATCGAAGACGGCATGGCCGAAGGCGACTGGGACGGATGGAAACTGCTGACCGATCGTCTGGGCAAGAAGGTACAGATCGTTGGCGACGACCTGTTCGTCACCAACACCCGCATCCTGAAAGAAGGCATCGACAAAGGCATCGCCAACTCGATCCTGATCAAGATCAACCAGATCGGCACCCTGACCGAGACCTTTGCTGCCATCGAAATGGCCAAGCGCGCCGGCTACACCGCCGTGATTTCCCACCGCTCGGGCGAAACCGAAGACAGCACGATCTCTGATATTGCCGTGGGCACCAACGCCGGTCAGATCAAAACGGGTTCGCTGAGCCGTTCGGACCGCATGGCGAAATACAACCAGCTCTTGCGCATCGAAGAAGACCTGGGCGATGTGGCCGAATACCCCGGTCGCGCGGCCTTTTACAACCTGAAGTGA
- a CDS encoding FtsB family cell division protein — protein sequence MASRFVPGFLIALLVVVQAQLWFGRGSLPQVNHMRKELAQLEVANREAQQRNSQIANEVRDLQEGLEMVEELARQDLGMVKPNEIFVQIAHTRQ from the coding sequence ATGGCGTCACGCTTCGTCCCCGGCTTCCTCATCGCTCTGCTCGTTGTTGTGCAGGCGCAGCTGTGGTTTGGCCGGGGCAGCCTGCCGCAGGTCAACCACATGCGCAAAGAGCTGGCCCAGCTGGAAGTTGCCAACCGCGAAGCCCAGCAGCGCAACAGCCAGATTGCCAACGAGGTGCGCGACCTGCAAGAAGGTCTGGAAATGGTTGAGGAACTGGCCCGCCAAGACCTGGGCATGGTCAAGCCCAACGAGATTTTTGTCCAGATCGCCCACACCCGTCAGTGA
- a CDS encoding AAA family ATPase, which yields MSLVRPAPAPIVCLLGGESSGKTTLSRALHQCLTSTHGLRVALVPEHLRTWCEARQRAPQAQEQAGIAHEQTRLIHDAQAAPGVQLVIADTSALSVAAYSALYFADESLFAPALHAQRGFAATLLMGLDIPWEADGLFRDGPALRAKADTVVREQLEGRSIPYQTIYGRREQRLGNALRALTPVLSSLLGHAPVTTDDWRTLGRPGWVCEACSDPDCEHRLFTGLLKNTGIASETP from the coding sequence ATGTCGCTTGTGCGGCCAGCGCCTGCGCCCATCGTCTGCCTGCTGGGCGGTGAGTCCAGTGGGAAAACCACCCTCTCCCGGGCTTTGCACCAATGTTTGACGTCGACCCACGGGTTGCGCGTGGCATTGGTGCCGGAGCATTTGCGCACCTGGTGTGAAGCCCGGCAGCGCGCACCCCAGGCACAAGAACAAGCGGGCATCGCCCACGAGCAAACCCGGTTGATACATGACGCGCAAGCCGCGCCAGGCGTTCAGCTCGTGATCGCCGATACCTCGGCCCTCAGCGTTGCCGCCTACAGCGCGCTGTATTTCGCCGATGAAAGCTTGTTCGCGCCGGCGCTGCATGCCCAGCGCGGCTTTGCAGCCACGCTGCTCATGGGCCTTGATATCCCCTGGGAAGCCGATGGCTTGTTTCGGGATGGCCCGGCCCTTCGTGCGAAGGCCGATACAGTGGTGCGCGAACAACTGGAGGGGCGGAGCATTCCCTACCAGACGATTTACGGCCGCAGGGAACAACGCCTGGGCAACGCCTTGCGCGCACTCACACCCGTCCTCTCAAGCCTGTTGGGCCACGCGCCTGTAACCACTGACGACTGGCGCACCCTAGGCCGCCCCGGCTGGGTTTGCGAAGCCTGCAGCGACCCCGATTGCGAGCACCGGTTGTTCACCGGCCTTCTGAAAAACACTGGCATTGCCAGCGAAACCCCATGA
- a CDS encoding AGE family epimerase/isomerase, with product MTPERPDFRSAAFLRQHANDCMVFYTSHAIDPSGGMFHFLKDNGEVYDSHTRHLVSSTRFVVTTAMSLRRSGDEADQARLIHALAFLRNAHHNPDTGGYAWLLDWREGQARVLDATNHAYGLAFVLLAHAHAAMAGLADALIGIGETYTLLEQRFWEPQHGLYADEATANWELSAYRGQNANMHLCEALLAAFDATGETRYLDRAELLADNICIRQAALADGLIWEHYRADWSIDWDYNRDDKTNIFRPWGFQPGHLTEWAKLLMLLNARRPRADHTARARHFFDIAMEKSWDTEHGGLFYGFAPDGSACDTDKYFWVQAETLAAAARLAIATQDPAYWTAYDRIWAYAWVHFVDHEHGAWWRILRADNSKISDEKSPAGKVDYHTAGACWDVLDALGEGLPPRSAAARVAAPQGG from the coding sequence ATGACACCCGAACGCCCCGACTTTCGATCAGCCGCGTTTTTGCGGCAACACGCTAACGATTGCATGGTGTTTTACACATCGCATGCAATCGACCCCAGTGGGGGCATGTTCCACTTTCTTAAAGACAATGGTGAGGTCTACGACAGCCACACCCGCCACCTCGTGAGCAGCACGCGTTTTGTTGTGACCACGGCCATGAGCTTGCGGCGCAGCGGCGATGAGGCAGATCAAGCGCGCCTTATTCACGCGCTGGCCTTTCTACGCAATGCCCATCACAACCCCGACACCGGCGGCTACGCCTGGCTACTTGACTGGCGCGAGGGTCAAGCCCGTGTGCTGGACGCGACCAACCATGCCTATGGTCTGGCCTTCGTCTTGCTTGCCCACGCACACGCCGCCATGGCCGGTCTCGCTGATGCGCTCATTGGCATTGGCGAAACCTACACCTTGCTGGAACAACGTTTCTGGGAACCCCAGCATGGCCTGTATGCGGACGAAGCCACGGCCAACTGGGAGCTCAGCGCCTACCGCGGCCAAAACGCCAACATGCACCTGTGCGAAGCCCTGCTGGCCGCATTTGATGCCACCGGCGAAACACGGTATCTCGATCGCGCCGAACTGCTCGCCGACAACATCTGCATCCGTCAAGCCGCTCTTGCCGATGGTCTGATCTGGGAGCACTACCGGGCAGACTGGTCCATCGACTGGGACTACAACCGCGACGACAAAACCAACATCTTCCGCCCCTGGGGATTCCAGCCCGGCCATCTGACCGAGTGGGCCAAGCTGCTCATGCTGCTCAATGCGCGCCGCCCGCGCGCAGACCACACCGCCCGCGCACGCCATTTTTTCGACATTGCCATGGAGAAGTCATGGGACACGGAACACGGAGGCCTGTTCTACGGCTTTGCCCCCGACGGCAGCGCCTGCGACACCGACAAATATTTCTGGGTGCAAGCCGAAACCCTCGCCGCCGCGGCCCGGCTGGCCATTGCCACCCAAGACCCCGCTTACTGGACAGCCTACGACCGCATCTGGGCCTATGCCTGGGTGCATTTTGTGGACCACGAGCACGGTGCCTGGTGGCGCATCCTGCGCGCCGACAACAGCAAGATCAGCGATGAAAAAAGCCCCGCCGGCAAGGTGGACTACCACACGGCTGGGGCTTGCTGGGATGTGCTCGATGCGCTGGGGGAGGGGTTGCCCCCTCGCTCCGCCGCTGCGCGGGTCGCTGCCCCCCAAGGGGGCTGA
- a CDS encoding TonB-dependent receptor plug domain-containing protein — MHPSVHPSKKPGPARVAAGLLLCAGLSAAFPAAAATDVITLSLEELLNLTVVGASKYAQKQNEVAAAVSVVTRDEIRAFGWRTLDQALATLPGVYTTYDRQSSHLGTRGFSVPGDLNTRLLVTINGNRVNDLVFDTGPTGRDFPLDLALVERIEFIPGPGSAVYGQNAMFGVVNVVTRNGAAMDEGELALGSQPSQGMNEGRVSWGKRLDSGLDVLISASGLRSRGEDRDMEFGSTGISGRAQGLDGERDKEFFGRLGYGPWTLELVHGDRRKDDPTGVYGSDPLVAGQYQGNLYTLAQAQFESPFSDETLQVMGRVFVGQNRYSSRLSYGTPFDFPSVGDWYGGELRLLSTALDGHKLMLGMDLQDITRLNQAVIDPADSANNLLIRSPARRVGIYGQDEWHLADDLTATLGLRMDRNSTTGTHISPRAALIWQAAPSTTLKALAGRAHRAPNANERDYYDDLVLVANPSLDVESVDTLELVANHRVSEDLRLQAAAYRWTMLDQIVPGVDPVSGLSQFQPGGKVVANGLELSADKTWVWGGRLRGSLTLQDARMATGDRLANSPQQLAKFNFSMPWRAAGVSLGYEFQYDSRRKTLDGSWLGGRSLSNLHIRTDRWVDGLELGLTVRNLFNKRFAVPGGTSNWQNALEQDGRSVQFEASYRF, encoded by the coding sequence ATGCACCCATCGGTTCACCCCTCCAAGAAACCTGGCCCGGCCCGCGTCGCCGCCGGTCTGCTGTTGTGTGCCGGACTATCGGCCGCGTTTCCGGCCGCCGCCGCCACCGATGTGATCACGCTGAGCCTGGAAGAGTTGCTCAACCTGACCGTGGTGGGTGCCTCCAAATACGCGCAAAAACAGAACGAAGTCGCCGCCGCTGTGAGTGTGGTCACGCGCGACGAGATTCGCGCGTTTGGATGGCGCACACTCGATCAGGCACTGGCCACGCTGCCTGGCGTCTACACCACCTACGACCGCCAGTCCAGCCACCTGGGCACGCGCGGCTTCAGCGTGCCGGGAGACCTGAACACGCGCTTGCTTGTCACGATCAACGGCAACCGCGTCAACGACCTCGTTTTTGACACCGGTCCCACTGGGCGTGACTTTCCGCTCGACCTGGCCCTGGTCGAACGCATCGAGTTCATTCCCGGACCGGGCAGCGCGGTGTACGGTCAAAACGCCATGTTTGGTGTGGTCAACGTGGTGACTCGCAACGGTGCGGCCATGGACGAGGGCGAACTGGCGCTCGGGTCGCAACCATCCCAGGGCATGAACGAAGGCCGGGTGAGCTGGGGGAAGCGGCTGGACAGTGGCCTGGATGTGCTGATTTCTGCTTCAGGTTTGCGCTCCAGGGGCGAAGACCGTGACATGGAGTTTGGCTCAACGGGTATTTCGGGGCGTGCACAGGGGCTGGATGGCGAGCGCGACAAGGAGTTCTTTGGCCGCTTGGGCTATGGGCCCTGGACGCTGGAACTGGTGCATGGAGACCGCCGAAAAGACGATCCCACGGGCGTCTACGGATCCGATCCGCTGGTGGCGGGGCAATACCAGGGCAATCTGTACACCCTGGCGCAGGCGCAGTTCGAAAGCCCGTTCAGCGACGAAACGTTGCAAGTGATGGGGCGTGTCTTCGTTGGGCAAAACCGCTACAGCAGCCGCTTGAGCTACGGCACGCCATTTGACTTTCCCAGCGTGGGCGACTGGTATGGGGGCGAGCTTCGCCTGTTGTCCACCGCGCTGGATGGACACAAGCTGATGCTTGGCATGGACCTGCAGGACATCACCCGCCTCAACCAGGCCGTCATTGACCCGGCGGATTCCGCCAACAACCTGCTGATTCGCAGCCCCGCCCGACGGGTCGGCATCTACGGCCAGGACGAGTGGCACCTCGCCGATGACTTGACCGCTACCCTGGGCTTGCGCATGGACCGCAACAGCACAACGGGCACCCATATCAGCCCCCGCGCGGCGCTGATCTGGCAGGCGGCGCCTTCAACCACCCTGAAAGCCCTGGCCGGTCGGGCCCACCGGGCGCCCAACGCCAATGAGCGCGACTACTACGACGACCTGGTGCTCGTGGCCAACCCCTCGCTCGATGTCGAGAGCGTGGATACCCTGGAGCTGGTCGCCAACCACCGTGTCAGCGAGGATCTGCGCTTGCAGGCGGCGGCCTACCGCTGGACCATGCTCGATCAGATCGTGCCTGGCGTGGACCCGGTGAGCGGGCTTTCGCAGTTTCAGCCAGGAGGGAAGGTGGTGGCCAACGGTCTGGAGCTGTCGGCCGATAAAACCTGGGTCTGGGGCGGTCGGTTGCGCGGCAGCTTGACGCTGCAAGACGCGCGCATGGCCACGGGCGACCGCCTGGCCAATTCACCCCAGCAACTGGCCAAGTTCAATTTCTCCATGCCTTGGCGTGCCGCTGGCGTGTCCCTGGGTTACGAATTTCAATACGACAGCCGCCGCAAGACCCTCGACGGAAGTTGGCTGGGAGGGCGCAGCCTATCCAACCTGCACATCCGCACCGATCGCTGGGTGGACGGGCTGGAACTGGGCCTGACCGTGCGCAACCTGTTCAACAAGCGCTTTGCTGTACCCGGTGGCACGAGCAATTGGCAGAATGCGCTTGAGCAGGATGGCCGGAGCGTTCAATTCGAAGCGTCCTACCGCTTTTGA
- the hslO gene encoding Hsp33 family molecular chaperone HslO, whose protein sequence is MSELHKFIFEGKPVRGMLVRLTDAWQDILQRRAQSGGYPAAVTELLGEMTAAATLMQSNIKFNGALVMQIMGDGPVKLAVAEVQPDLSLRATATVTGEVAEDAPLSHMVNVNNQGKCAITLDPKDRKPGQQPYQGVVPLFGDKHEKLEKLSEVIEHYMLQSEQLDTKLVLAANDKVAAGLLIQRLPLQGSANLAGEGSTAGDEDRIGLSEDYNRISILASSLKREELLELDAETILHRLFWEEDVRRFEPQTGDLGPRFACSCSRERVGGMLRSLGSDEVESIIAEQGQVEVTCEFCGAVQRFDPVDAAQVFLDAERQQPAPPDVH, encoded by the coding sequence TTGTCTGAACTCCACAAATTCATTTTCGAAGGCAAGCCCGTGCGCGGCATGCTGGTGCGCCTGACCGATGCCTGGCAGGATATTTTGCAGCGTCGCGCGCAGTCGGGTGGTTACCCTGCCGCCGTGACCGAACTGCTCGGCGAGATGACGGCAGCGGCCACGCTGATGCAGTCCAACATCAAATTCAACGGCGCTTTGGTGATGCAGATCATGGGCGACGGGCCGGTAAAGCTGGCCGTGGCTGAGGTGCAACCCGATTTGAGCCTGCGCGCGACCGCCACCGTGACTGGTGAAGTGGCCGAAGACGCGCCGTTGTCGCACATGGTCAACGTCAACAACCAGGGCAAATGCGCGATCACGCTCGACCCGAAAGACCGCAAGCCGGGCCAGCAGCCTTATCAGGGCGTTGTGCCGCTGTTCGGCGACAAACATGAAAAGCTGGAAAAGCTCAGCGAGGTGATCGAACACTACATGTTGCAAAGCGAGCAACTGGACACCAAGCTGGTGCTCGCAGCGAACGACAAGGTGGCCGCAGGTCTGCTGATTCAGCGCCTGCCGCTGCAAGGCAGCGCCAATTTGGCGGGCGAAGGTTCGACGGCGGGCGACGAAGACAGGATCGGTTTGAGCGAAGACTACAACCGCATCTCGATCCTGGCCTCCAGCCTGAAGCGCGAAGAACTGCTGGAGCTCGATGCGGAAACCATCCTTCACCGATTGTTCTGGGAAGAAGATGTGCGACGGTTTGAGCCGCAGACGGGCGATCTGGGTCCCCGCTTTGCCTGCAGTTGCTCACGCGAGCGCGTTGGCGGCATGCTGCGTAGCCTGGGCAGCGATGAGGTGGAGTCCATCATTGCCGAGCAGGGGCAGGTGGAAGTGACCTGTGAATTCTGCGGCGCCGTACAGCGCTTTGACCCGGTGGATGCCGCTCAGGTGTTTCTGGACGCCGAAAGGCAGCAGCCCGCGCCGCCCGACGTGCACTGA